Proteins encoded together in one Mus musculus strain C57BL/6J chromosome 16, GRCm38.p6 C57BL/6J window:
- the Sdf2l1 gene encoding stromal cell-derived factor 2-like protein 1 precursor, which produces MWGASRGRVAGPTLLGLLLALSVRSGGASKASAGLVTCGSVLKLLNTHHKVRLHSHDIKYGSGSGQQSVTGVEESDDANSYWRIRGGSEGGCPRGLPVRCGQAVRLTHVLTGKNLHTHHFPSPLSNNQEVSAFGEDGEGDDLDLWTVRCSGQHWEREASVRFQHVGTSVFLSVTGEQYGNPIRGQHEVHGMPSANAHNTWKAMEGIFIKPGADLSTGHDEL; this is translated from the exons ATGTGGGGCGCGAGCCGGGGCAGGGTAGCGGGGCCAACGCTGCTGGGGCTGCTGCTGGCGCTCTCAGTGCGGAGTGGGGGCGCGTCCAAGGCCAGCGCCGGGCTAGTGACCTGCGGGTCAGTGCTGAAGCTGCTCAACACCCACCACAAAGTGCGGCTGCACTCACACGACATCAAATACGGATCTG GCAGCGGCCAACAGTCGGTAACCGGCGTGGAGGAGTCCGACGATGCCAATAGTTACTGGCGGATTCGCGGCGGCTCCGAGGGTGGGTGCCCGCGCGGACTCCCAGTGCGCTGTGGGCAAGCAGTGCGGCTCACGCACGTGCTCACCGGCAAGAACCTGCACACGCACCACTTCCCGTCGCCGCTATCCAACAACCAG GAGGTGAGTGCTTTTGGGGAAGACGGTGAGGGTGATGACCTGGACCTGTGGACAGTCCGATGTTCTGGGCAACACTGGGAGCGAGAGGCCAGTGTCCGCTTCCAGCACGTGGGCACCTCTGTGTTCCTGTCGGTCACTGGTGAACAGTATGGTAACCCCATCCGTGGGCAGCATGAGGTTCATGGCATGCCTAGTGCCAATGCTCACAACACGTGGAAGGCAATGGAAGGAATCTTCATCAAGCCTGGAGCAGATCTCTCCACGGGTCACGATGAACTCTGA
- the Ccdc116 gene encoding coiled-coil domain-containing protein 116 isoform X1 yields MARCRHHSGYLADDEAAHSTYVAPLPKKHLLPEMRPTCKLGRVPHLPSMNQYSEHQSHQQNFRHPLAFGGFLDFLTEGQVLDSLQTVVEQATERLAAMKTEAGVPLVDIQDPVEVPSSRHRSRARPSIDTVHRHRARPTLCAGRPNNYPSCSSSMSDSHSSITAGWLGSHSQDSDLGARGIGSLPPMRDKLLLEKNLKRLLRLENKGKILNQSCSQRDSLLWDSLGSQTSSQWTREQPLSWFSGLLGSSPATPETSELGLGEQEMIFLKQKLNKEMKSLLNQPRPFNLPTYCPLREPHHTLDFLAKHRLFPALQRVVSQAVDKLSHACRHNGFPLFPVTSETIPDLPGNSDLLQPSSKASIPTNREARGEPCDSLTTAYSPKTSHRKSKGRRGSPPNAVQMATRFRLKSPNTKFSKKKPLPAISSVSSLSYISNPWFEELTNFLVEQAVSLLICKYKFEESLNKQLGFISFPITEVLMDIFLGFKKVKGTHIRLSSDINWTCLLRKLEEAELSQQALRHASRSGTSPRSVSRIGTTQHSTEPSSMQPELTGDTDQDQSPESYLSLHPELPIHQLLNSQDPGTGQEQTPNMNLSEAKHSIISNASIGSRSSKTKKVENTEEGENGEEEEEEEEEEEEEEEEEEEDRGSKEDDTKDFFEGEHTPPSPPLHELENFMNTTTVMSPNNSP; encoded by the exons ATGGCGAGGTGCCGCCACCACTCAGGATATCTGGCTGACGACGAGGCTGCTCACAGCACCTATGTGGCCCCG CTGCCCAAGAAGCACCTGTTGCCAGAAATGAGGCCAACCTGCAAGCTTGGGCGTGTACCACACCTACCATCAATGAACCAATACTCAGAGCACCAAAGCCACCAGCAAAACTTTAGGCACCCTCTGGCATTTGGTGGCTTCCTGGATTTCCTCACGGAGGGTCAGGTACTGGACAGCTTGCAGACAGTTGTGGAGCAGGCAACAGAACGTTTGGCTGCCATGAAGACAGAGGCTGGCGTGCCACTGGTGGATATTCAAGACCCCGTGGAGGTGCCAAGTAGTAGGCATCGATCTCGAGCCAGACCCAGCATCGACACTGTGCACCGGCACCGTGCTCGGCCCACCCTGTGTGCTGGACGCCCAAACAATTACCCATCTTGCTCCAGTTCCATGTCTGATTCCCATAGCAGCATCACAGCTGGATGGCTGGGGTCCCACAGCCAAGACAGTGACCTGGGTGCCAGAGGCATAGGCTCACTGCCACCTATGAGGGACAAACTCCTGCTTGAGAAAAACCTCAAGAGGCTACTCCGACTGGAAAACAAAGGG aAAATCCTGAATCAATCCTGCTCCCAGAGGGATTCCCTGCTGTGGGACTCACTGGGCAGCCAAACCAGCAGTCAGTGGACCCGGGAGCAGCCCCTGTCTTGGTTCTCTGGGCTATTGGGCTCCAGTCCAGCCACCCCTGAAACTTCAGAGTTGGGACTTGGAGAACAGGAGATGATTTTCCTCAAACAAAAGTTAAACAAGGAGATGAAGTCACTGCTGAACCAGCCAAGACCCTTCAACCTGCCTACCTATTGTCCACTCAGGGAACCCCATCATACCCTGGACTTCCTAGCTAAGCATCGTCTCTTTCCTGCCCTGCAGCGTGTGGTCAGCCAGGCTGTAGACAAGCTCAGCCATGCCTGCCGTCACAATGGCTTCCCCCTCTTCCCAGTTACCTCAGAGACCATTCCAGATCTGCCTGGAAACTCCGATCTTCTGCAGCCCAGCTCTAAGGCTTCCATACCCACCAACAGGGAGGCTAGGGGAGAGCCTTGTGATTCTCTCACCACAGCCTACAGCCCTAAGACATCTCACAGAAAAAGCAAGGGCAGAAGGGGCTCCCCACCTAATGCAGTCCAGATGGCTACCAGATTCAGGCTCAAG AGCCCCAACACCAAGTTTTCGAAGAAGAAGCCTCTGCCCGCCATCTCATCTGTTTCCAGCTTGTCCTACATCTCTAACCCCTGGTTTGAGGAACTCACTAACTTCTTGGTTGAGCAGGCAGTCTCCTTGCTTATCTGCAAGTACAAGTTTGAGGAAAGCCTCAATAAGCAACTTGGCTTCATCTCTTTTCCTATCACTGAGGTTCTCATGGACATCTTTCTGGGCTTCAAGAAGGTGAAGGGTACCCACATCCGCCTGTCCTCAGACATCAACTGGACCTGTCTTCTTCgtaagttggaagaagctgagttgTCACAGCAGGCCCTAAGACATGCCTCCAGGTCAGGAACCTCTCCACGTAGTGTCTCCCGTATTGGCACCACCCAGCATAGCACAGAACCCTCCTCCATGCAACCGGAGCTTACTGGTGACACAGACCAGGACCAGTCTCCAGAGTCCTacctctccctccaccctgaGTTGCCAATCCACCAGCTGCTCAACTCTCAGGATCCTGGAACAGGCCAGGAACAGACACCTAACATGAACCTGTCAGAGGCCAAGCACTCTATAATCTCCAATGCTAGTATCGGCTCTAGATCTTCCAAGACCAAGAAAGTGGAAAACACTGAAGAGGGTGAGAAcggtgaggaggaggaagaagaggaggaggaagaagaggaggaagaggaggaggaagaggaggacagagGAAGTAAGGAGGATGACACCAAAGATTTTTTTGAGGGTGAGCACACACCTCCTAGCCCGCCTTTGCATGAGTTGGAGAACTTTATGAATACAACCACTGTAATGAGCCCAAATAACTCCCCATGA
- the Ccdc116 gene encoding coiled-coil domain-containing protein 116 isoform X3, which yields MARCRHHSGYLADDEAAHSTYVAPSPNTKFSKKKPLPAISSVSSLSYISNPWFEELTNFLVEQAVSLLICKYKFEESLNKQLGFISFPITEVLMDIFLGFKKVKGTHIRLSSDINWTCLLRKLEEAELSQQALRHASRSGTSPRSVSRIGTTQHSTEPSSMQPELTGDTDQDQSPESYLSLHPELPIHQLLNSQDPGTGQEQTPNMNLSEAKHSIISNASIGSRSSKTKKVENTEEGENGEEEEEEEEEEEEEEEEEEEDRGSKEDDTKDFFEGEHTPPSPPLHELENFMNTTTVMSPNNSP from the exons ATGGCGAGGTGCCGCCACCACTCAGGATATCTGGCTGACGACGAGGCTGCTCACAGCACCTATGTGGCCCCG AGCCCCAACACCAAGTTTTCGAAGAAGAAGCCTCTGCCCGCCATCTCATCTGTTTCCAGCTTGTCCTACATCTCTAACCCCTGGTTTGAGGAACTCACTAACTTCTTGGTTGAGCAGGCAGTCTCCTTGCTTATCTGCAAGTACAAGTTTGAGGAAAGCCTCAATAAGCAACTTGGCTTCATCTCTTTTCCTATCACTGAGGTTCTCATGGACATCTTTCTGGGCTTCAAGAAGGTGAAGGGTACCCACATCCGCCTGTCCTCAGACATCAACTGGACCTGTCTTCTTCgtaagttggaagaagctgagttgTCACAGCAGGCCCTAAGACATGCCTCCAGGTCAGGAACCTCTCCACGTAGTGTCTCCCGTATTGGCACCACCCAGCATAGCACAGAACCCTCCTCCATGCAACCGGAGCTTACTGGTGACACAGACCAGGACCAGTCTCCAGAGTCCTacctctccctccaccctgaGTTGCCAATCCACCAGCTGCTCAACTCTCAGGATCCTGGAACAGGCCAGGAACAGACACCTAACATGAACCTGTCAGAGGCCAAGCACTCTATAATCTCCAATGCTAGTATCGGCTCTAGATCTTCCAAGACCAAGAAAGTGGAAAACACTGAAGAGGGTGAGAAcggtgaggaggaggaagaagaggaggaggaagaagaggaggaagaggaggaggaagaggaggacagagGAAGTAAGGAGGATGACACCAAAGATTTTTTTGAGGGTGAGCACACACCTCCTAGCCCGCCTTTGCATGAGTTGGAGAACTTTATGAATACAACCACTGTAATGAGCCCAAATAACTCCCCATGA
- the Ccdc116 gene encoding coiled-coil domain-containing protein 116 isoform 1 (isoform 1 is encoded by transcript variant 3), which produces MARCRHHSGYLADDEAAHSTYVAPLPKKHLLPEMRPTCKLGRVPHLPSMNQYSEHQSHQQNFRHPLAFGGFLDFLTEGQVLDSLQTVVEQATERLAAMKTEAGVPLVDIQDPVEVPSSRHRSRARPSIDTVHRHRARPTLCAGRPNNYPSCSSSMSDSHSSITAGWLGSHSQDSDLGARGIGSLPPMRDKLLLEKNLKRLLRLENKGKILNQSCSQRDSLLWDSLGSQTSSQWTREQPLSWFSGLLGSSPATPETSELGLGEQEMIFLKQKLNKEMKSLLNQPRPFNLPTYCPLREPHHTLDFLAKHRLFPALQRVVSQAVDKLSHACRHNGFPLFPVTSETIPDLPGNSDLLQPSSKASIPTNREARGEPCDSLTTAYSPKTSHRKSKGRRGSPPNAVQMATRFRLKVTPTQVSNVPISSFHSMQEAPNSEPKLQKQAMASNCNHISQPCHGLHLTLPAPGITVEVASCQGRLRGPVQHRLASPCCLHSHFPFPLFPPFLSLGKSFSTSPPTLHPEVTSRAGLEVLEQPLKGRGSFTHHF; this is translated from the exons ATGGCGAGGTGCCGCCACCACTCAGGATATCTGGCTGACGACGAGGCTGCTCACAGCACCTATGTGGCCCCG CTGCCCAAGAAGCACCTGTTGCCAGAAATGAGGCCAACCTGCAAGCTTGGGCGTGTACCACACCTACCATCAATGAACCAATACTCAGAGCACCAAAGCCACCAGCAAAACTTTAGGCACCCTCTGGCATTTGGTGGCTTCCTGGATTTCCTCACGGAGGGTCAGGTACTGGACAGCTTGCAGACAGTTGTGGAGCAGGCAACAGAACGTTTGGCTGCCATGAAGACAGAGGCTGGCGTGCCACTGGTGGATATTCAAGACCCCGTGGAGGTGCCAAGTAGTAGGCATCGATCTCGAGCCAGACCCAGCATCGACACTGTGCACCGGCACCGTGCTCGGCCCACCCTGTGTGCTGGACGCCCAAACAATTACCCATCTTGCTCCAGTTCCATGTCTGATTCCCATAGCAGCATCACAGCTGGATGGCTGGGGTCCCACAGCCAAGACAGTGACCTGGGTGCCAGAGGCATAGGCTCACTGCCACCTATGAGGGACAAACTCCTGCTTGAGAAAAACCTCAAGAGGCTACTCCGACTGGAAAACAAAGGG aAAATCCTGAATCAATCCTGCTCCCAGAGGGATTCCCTGCTGTGGGACTCACTGGGCAGCCAAACCAGCAGTCAGTGGACCCGGGAGCAGCCCCTGTCTTGGTTCTCTGGGCTATTGGGCTCCAGTCCAGCCACCCCTGAAACTTCAGAGTTGGGACTTGGAGAACAGGAGATGATTTTCCTCAAACAAAAGTTAAACAAGGAGATGAAGTCACTGCTGAACCAGCCAAGACCCTTCAACCTGCCTACCTATTGTCCACTCAGGGAACCCCATCATACCCTGGACTTCCTAGCTAAGCATCGTCTCTTTCCTGCCCTGCAGCGTGTGGTCAGCCAGGCTGTAGACAAGCTCAGCCATGCCTGCCGTCACAATGGCTTCCCCCTCTTCCCAGTTACCTCAGAGACCATTCCAGATCTGCCTGGAAACTCCGATCTTCTGCAGCCCAGCTCTAAGGCTTCCATACCCACCAACAGGGAGGCTAGGGGAGAGCCTTGTGATTCTCTCACCACAGCCTACAGCCCTAAGACATCTCACAGAAAAAGCAAGGGCAGAAGGGGCTCCCCACCTAATGCAGTCCAGATGGCTACCAGATTCAGGCTCAAGGTGACACCTACACAAGTCTCTAATGTCCCTATCTCCTCATTCCACTCCATGCAGGAGGCCCCTAACTCTGAACCCAAACTGCAGAAACAAGCTATGGCCTCAAACTGCAACCATATCTCTCAGCCCTGTCATGGCCTGCACCTCACCTTGCCTGCCCCTGGGATCACAGTTGAGGTGGCCTCCTGCCAGGGACGCCTCAGGGGCCCGGTCCAGCATCGTCTTGCCTCCCCCTGCTGTCTTCATTCCCATTTCCCTTTCCCTCTGTTCCCCCCATTCCTTTCTTTGGGAAAAAGCTTTTCCACTTCCCCTCCTACACTGCATCCAGAGGTGACCTCAAGAGCAGGGCTGGAGGTGTTAGAGCAACCTCTGAAGGGAAGGGGCTCCTTTACCCACCACTTCTAG
- the Ydjc gene encoding carbohydrate deacetylase isoform 1 (isoform 1 is encoded by transcript variant 1): MAFPRVRLVVTADDFGYCPRRDEGIVEAFLAGTVTSVSLLVNGTAAESAAELARRHSIPTGLHANLSEGRPVGPARHNASSLLSPEGFFLGKMGFREALAAGDVALPQVREELEAQLSRFRELLGRSPTHVDGHQHVHVLPGVCQVFAEALQAYGVRFTRLPAERGVGSCAWLEAPARAFACTVERDARAAIGPFSRHGLRWTDAFVGLSTCGRHMSAHRVLGSLARALEDIPAGHALTAELMAHPGYPSVPPAGGCGEGPDAFSCSWERLHELHVLTAPTLRAWLAQNGVQLCAIDDLDSKRPGEGVPL, translated from the exons ATGGCTTTTCCCCGCGTGCGGCTGGTTGTCACCGCTGATGACTTTGGTTATTGCCCGCGGCGCGATGAGGGCATCGTAGAGGCCTTCCTGGCAGGAACTGTGACCAGCGTGTCACTGCTGGTTAACGGCACAGCCGCAGAGAGTGCGGCCGAGCTGGCCCGCAG GCACAGCATTCCCACGGGTCTTCACGCCAACCTGTCTGAGGGCCGTCCGGTGGGCCCGGCCCGCCACAACGCCTCGTCGCTCCTCAGCCCCGAAGGCTTCTTTCTCGGCAAGATGGGATTTCGGGAGGCTTTAGCGGCTGGAGACGTTGCTTTGCCCCAG GTGCGGGAGGAACTAGAAGCTCAACTCAGCCGCTTCCGGGAGTTGCTGGGCAGGTCCCCCACGCACGTGGACGGTCACCAGCACGTGCATGTGCTTCCAG GCGTGTGTCAGGTGTTCGCCGAGGCGCTGCAGGCGTACGGGGTCCGCTTCACACGGCTGCCGGCAGAACGTGGCGTGGGCAGCTGCGCGTGGCTCGAAGCGCCAGCGCGCGCCTTCGCCTGCACGGTGGAGCGCGATGCCCGGGCCGCAATTGGCCCCTTCTCTCGCCACGGCCTGCG GTGGACCGATGCCTTTGTGGGCCTGAGCACTTGTGGCCGGCATATGTCAGCTCACCGAGTCTTGGGGTCACTGGCGCGGGCCCTGGAAGATATCCCTGCTGGCCACGCCCTGACTGCCGAGCTGATGGCACATCCCGGATACCCCAGTGTGCCTCCAGCAGGGGGCTGCGGTGAGGGCCCAGATGCGTTCTCTTGTTCTTGGGAGCGGCTGCATGAGCTGCACGTTCTCACAGCACCCACTTTGCGGGCTTGGCTGGCCCAAAATGGTGTGCAGCTCTGCGCCATTGATGACCTGGATTCCAAAAGGCCTGGGGAAGGGGTCCCCTTGTGA
- the Ydjc gene encoding carbohydrate deacetylase isoform 2 (isoform 2 is encoded by transcript variant 2) produces the protein MAFPRVRLVVTADDFGYCPRRDEGIVEAFLAGTVTSVSLLVNGTAAESAAELARRHSIPTGLHANLSEGRPVGPARHNASSLLSPEGFFLGKMGFREALAAGDVALPQVREELEAQLSRFRELLGRSPTHVDGHQHVHVLPAGVCQVFAEALQAYGVRFTRLPAERGVGSCAWLEAPARAFACTVERDARAAIGPFSRHGLRWTDAFVGLSTCGRHMSAHRVLGSLARALEDIPAGHALTAELMAHPGYPSVPPAGGCGEGPDAFSCSWERLHELHVLTAPTLRAWLAQNGVQLCAIDDLDSKRPGEGVPL, from the exons ATGGCTTTTCCCCGCGTGCGGCTGGTTGTCACCGCTGATGACTTTGGTTATTGCCCGCGGCGCGATGAGGGCATCGTAGAGGCCTTCCTGGCAGGAACTGTGACCAGCGTGTCACTGCTGGTTAACGGCACAGCCGCAGAGAGTGCGGCCGAGCTGGCCCGCAG GCACAGCATTCCCACGGGTCTTCACGCCAACCTGTCTGAGGGCCGTCCGGTGGGCCCGGCCCGCCACAACGCCTCGTCGCTCCTCAGCCCCGAAGGCTTCTTTCTCGGCAAGATGGGATTTCGGGAGGCTTTAGCGGCTGGAGACGTTGCTTTGCCCCAG GTGCGGGAGGAACTAGAAGCTCAACTCAGCCGCTTCCGGGAGTTGCTGGGCAGGTCCCCCACGCACGTGGACGGTCACCAGCACGTGCATGTGCTTCCAG CAGGCGTGTGTCAGGTGTTCGCCGAGGCGCTGCAGGCGTACGGGGTCCGCTTCACACGGCTGCCGGCAGAACGTGGCGTGGGCAGCTGCGCGTGGCTCGAAGCGCCAGCGCGCGCCTTCGCCTGCACGGTGGAGCGCGATGCCCGGGCCGCAATTGGCCCCTTCTCTCGCCACGGCCTGCG GTGGACCGATGCCTTTGTGGGCCTGAGCACTTGTGGCCGGCATATGTCAGCTCACCGAGTCTTGGGGTCACTGGCGCGGGCCCTGGAAGATATCCCTGCTGGCCACGCCCTGACTGCCGAGCTGATGGCACATCCCGGATACCCCAGTGTGCCTCCAGCAGGGGGCTGCGGTGAGGGCCCAGATGCGTTCTCTTGTTCTTGGGAGCGGCTGCATGAGCTGCACGTTCTCACAGCACCCACTTTGCGGGCTTGGCTGGCCCAAAATGGTGTGCAGCTCTGCGCCATTGATGACCTGGATTCCAAAAGGCCTGGGGAAGGGGTCCCCTTGTGA